A region from the Oculatellaceae cyanobacterium genome encodes:
- a CDS encoding Cof-type HAD-IIB family hydrolase, with protein MSQKVADNQTAVKTYPNRENVNIRLLVLDIDGTISGESNQIQEPVKQAIKAAQARGVQVAIATGRMYRSALRFHQDIGSNLPLIAYQGAWIQDPITQEVHRHLPVSIETAHQLLDYFEQPELRSLLSVHFYINDQLYVRELTQETQIYAGRSNIEPIAVGDLRKVLTTAPTKVLALSDDIALIEKLLGSLRQRYTPAELYLTTSVATFFEATNPLVNKGTAVRYLAEDLLGLNAASVMTIGDNFNDLEMLQYAGVGVAMGNAPADVQAIANWVAPTVEQDGAAVAINTFIL; from the coding sequence ATGAGCCAAAAAGTTGCAGATAATCAGACTGCTGTTAAAACTTACCCTAATAGAGAAAATGTGAATATTAGATTACTGGTACTGGATATAGATGGCACTATTTCAGGTGAATCTAATCAGATTCAAGAACCAGTGAAACAAGCTATAAAAGCGGCTCAAGCTAGGGGTGTGCAAGTAGCGATCGCCACTGGTAGAATGTACCGCTCTGCTTTAAGATTTCATCAGGATATTGGCTCTAATCTGCCGTTGATAGCTTATCAAGGAGCATGGATTCAAGATCCCATCACTCAAGAAGTTCACCGACATTTACCTGTTTCTATTGAAACCGCGCATCAATTGTTGGATTATTTTGAACAACCAGAATTGCGATCGCTTCTTTCAGTCCACTTCTATATCAACGATCAGCTATATGTTCGGGAATTAACGCAGGAAACACAAATCTATGCAGGGCGTTCTAATATTGAACCAATTGCAGTGGGTGATTTGCGGAAAGTTCTGACAACTGCACCCACAAAAGTTTTAGCACTCAGCGATGATATTGCTTTAATTGAAAAGTTGCTTGGAAGTTTAAGACAGCGTTATACTCCGGCTGAACTTTATCTCACTACGTCTGTAGCGACATTTTTTGAAGCTACTAACCCGTTAGTGAATAAAGGCACAGCCGTCCGTTATTTGGCTGAAGATTTACTAGGGTTAAATGCTGCTAGCGTGATGACGATTGGTGATAACTTCAACGATTTAGAAATGTTGCAATATGCTGGTGTCGGTGTAGCGATGGGAAATGCGCCAGCAGACGTACAAGCGATCGCTAATTGGGTAGCTCCTACTGTTGAGCAAGATGGCGCAGCAGTCGCCATCAACACTTTTATTCTTTAA
- a CDS encoding PstS family phosphate ABC transporter substrate-binding protein, translating into MSQKNETPVLLLSLIITLGLLGGGFWWFTRNSGFNLDQILKGGNNSKPLANQTPAKTGDTFAQLSNIPSGLFNYGGSTSWAPIRLAVDSAIQVARPEFRLRYVQPIGASASSGTGIKMLLDGRLSFAQSSRSLLDQEYQQAQKRGFSLQQIPVAIDGLAVAVNPQLNIPGLTLDQLKSIYTGKITNWQQLGGANLPIKPFSRPVNAGGTVELFVEEILNNEKFSSKVVFVPTTTQALSKVASNIGGIYFASAPEVVPQCTIKPLPLGSQEGKFIPPYQEPFVPLSECPGKRNQLNIAAFQNADYPITRNLFVVVKQNGQVDEQAGKAYANLLLTEQGQELINQSGFVRIR; encoded by the coding sequence ATGTCTCAAAAAAACGAAACTCCTGTTCTCCTCTTATCCTTAATCATTACATTAGGATTGCTTGGTGGTGGCTTTTGGTGGTTTACTCGTAACTCAGGATTCAACCTTGATCAAATCCTTAAAGGTGGAAATAATAGCAAACCCTTAGCTAATCAAACCCCAGCTAAAACAGGAGATACTTTCGCTCAATTAAGTAATATCCCTTCTGGATTATTTAATTATGGCGGCAGTACTTCTTGGGCTCCCATTAGACTTGCGGTAGATTCAGCTATTCAAGTTGCTAGACCTGAATTTAGATTACGCTATGTCCAACCTATCGGTGCTAGTGCAAGTTCTGGTACTGGCATCAAAATGTTATTAGATGGCAGACTTAGTTTTGCTCAATCTTCACGAAGTTTACTCGATCAAGAGTATCAACAAGCACAAAAAAGAGGATTTAGTTTACAACAAATTCCCGTGGCAATTGATGGTTTAGCAGTCGCTGTTAATCCTCAGCTTAATATTCCAGGTTTAACCTTAGATCAACTTAAATCTATTTACACTGGTAAAATTACCAACTGGCAACAACTAGGAGGAGCTAATCTGCCAATTAAACCATTTTCTCGCCCTGTTAACGCTGGTGGGACTGTGGAATTATTTGTTGAAGAAATTCTCAATAATGAAAAGTTTAGTTCTAAAGTTGTATTTGTCCCTACCACTACTCAAGCTTTAAGTAAAGTTGCTAGCAATATTGGTGGAATTTATTTTGCTTCTGCTCCAGAAGTAGTACCGCAGTGTACTATTAAACCTTTGCCTTTGGGTAGCCAAGAAGGTAAATTTATACCACCATATCAAGAACCATTTGTACCGCTTTCTGAGTGTCCTGGGAAACGTAATCAACTTAATATTGCCGCCTTTCAAAATGCGGACTACCCAATTACTCGCAACTTATTTGTTGTAGTTAAACAAAATGGTCAAGTTGATGAACAAGCAGGCAAAGCTTACGCGAATTTACTTTTAACAGAACAAGGACAAGAATTAATTAATCAATCTGGCTTTGTGAGAATTCGTTAA
- a CDS encoding ABC transporter substrate-binding protein, with protein MSQKNETTVLVLSLLITLAAVGAGFWWLTNKSGINLGNLIKTGSPISESSQDKSVEDRISFGDKILITGISSPPKQAGVDAIASKNYQSAVANFQAAIKVNRNDPEALILLNNARIENKKSYTIAALVPIGSDVNGSLEILRGVAQAQNEINQAGGVKGVPLKIAIANDENNPEIAKKIAATLVQNSEVLGVVGPYASDVTLAAGSVFQSGQLVAISPTSTSVKLSSFSRYIFRTVPSDYVAARALANYMITQLKQQNVAVVFNSKSSYSQSLKSEFVTAVSLSGGQVSSEFDLSQPNFSAAKSVEQATKQQVKVLMLAANTDTLDKALQVVQINRLRLTLLAGDDAYTPKTLEVGGASAVGMIVAVPWHIDAQPNSVFARTSRILWGGAVNWRTALAYDATEALITAIERNPTRAGVQQALSSPDFSTIGASGVVRFLPSGDRNSSVQLVKIVPGTRSGTGYDFVPVP; from the coding sequence ATGTCTCAAAAAAACGAAACTACCGTTCTTGTTTTATCTTTACTAATTACATTGGCTGCGGTAGGTGCTGGTTTTTGGTGGTTGACTAACAAATCTGGGATTAACTTAGGAAACTTAATTAAAACTGGTTCTCCTATATCTGAATCAAGTCAAGATAAATCAGTAGAAGACCGGATCAGTTTTGGAGATAAAATATTAATTACAGGGATAAGCTCGCCACCCAAACAAGCGGGAGTAGATGCGATCGCATCTAAAAATTACCAGTCAGCAGTAGCAAATTTTCAAGCAGCTATAAAAGTAAATCGTAATGATCCAGAAGCACTAATTCTTCTTAATAATGCACGGATTGAAAATAAAAAAAGCTATACAATTGCTGCATTAGTACCTATTGGCAGCGATGTTAACGGTTCATTAGAAATCTTGAGAGGTGTTGCTCAAGCGCAAAATGAGATTAATCAAGCTGGAGGAGTTAAGGGAGTTCCTTTAAAAATTGCGATAGCTAACGATGAAAATAATCCAGAAATTGCGAAAAAAATCGCCGCTACATTAGTACAAAACTCAGAAGTTTTAGGCGTAGTTGGCCCTTATGCCAGTGATGTCACTTTAGCTGCTGGCAGCGTATTTCAATCAGGACAACTTGTAGCTATTTCACCTACCAGTACTTCAGTTAAGCTTTCTAGCTTTAGTCGCTATATTTTTCGGACTGTACCTAGTGATTACGTTGCTGCTAGAGCGTTGGCTAATTATATGATTACCCAATTAAAGCAACAAAATGTGGCAGTTGTTTTTAATTCTAAAAGCTCTTATAGTCAATCTCTTAAATCGGAATTTGTTACTGCTGTTTCCTTAAGTGGCGGACAAGTATCTAGCGAGTTTGATTTATCTCAACCTAATTTTAGTGCTGCTAAAAGTGTTGAACAAGCTACGAAACAGCAAGTAAAAGTATTAATGTTAGCAGCTAATACAGATACCCTTGATAAAGCTTTGCAGGTAGTTCAAATTAACCGTTTACGGTTAACTTTGTTAGCAGGAGATGATGCTTATACACCGAAAACTCTAGAAGTTGGCGGAGCATCGGCTGTTGGTATGATAGTGGCAGTTCCTTGGCACATTGATGCTCAACCAAATTCAGTTTTTGCTCGTACTTCTAGAATTTTGTGGGGTGGTGCAGTTAACTGGCGTACAGCGTTAGCTTATGATGCTACAGAAGCATTAATTACAGCTATTGAGCGTAATCCTACCCGCGCTGGAGTTCAACAAGCACTATCTTCACCGGATTTTTCGACTATAGGCGCTTCTGGGGTAGTACGTTTTTTACCTTCAGGCGATCGCAATTCTTCAGTGCAATTAGTAAAAATTGTACCAGGAACTCGTTCTGGTACTGGTTACGATTTCGTACCAGTACCATAA
- the hisIE gene encoding bifunctional phosphoribosyl-AMP cyclohydrolase/phosphoribosyl-ATP diphosphatase HisIE — translation MPAAEPTSLRQAIPVDQIRYNEQGLVPAIVQDYLDGTVLMMAWMNRESLQKTLETEETWFWSRSRQQFWHKGETSGHIQKVRSLRYDCDSDALLITVEQVGDIACHTGERSCFHQVDGEKVPPPADTLSDLFGVICDRRDHPVEGSYTRQLFAGGDNKILKKIGEEAAEVVMACKDDDKDAIAGEVADLFYHSLVALAHHHVDLRAVYRKLQERRR, via the coding sequence ATGCCTGCTGCTGAACCAACTTCTTTACGCCAAGCTATTCCAGTTGACCAAATTCGTTATAACGAGCAAGGGCTAGTACCAGCAATTGTGCAGGATTATTTAGATGGTACTGTCTTAATGATGGCTTGGATGAATCGGGAATCGCTACAAAAAACTCTGGAAACAGAGGAAACGTGGTTTTGGAGCCGTTCCCGCCAGCAGTTTTGGCACAAGGGGGAAACTTCAGGTCATATTCAGAAAGTGCGATCGCTCCGTTACGATTGCGACAGCGATGCTTTACTAATCACTGTGGAGCAGGTGGGAGATATTGCTTGCCATACTGGTGAACGTAGCTGTTTTCATCAGGTGGATGGCGAAAAAGTACCACCACCAGCAGATACTTTGTCTGATTTGTTTGGGGTAATTTGCGATCGCCGCGATCATCCTGTAGAAGGTTCTTATACTCGTCAGTTGTTTGCTGGTGGAGATAATAAGATTCTTAAAAAAATTGGTGAGGAAGCGGCTGAAGTGGTAATGGCTTGTAAGGATGATGATAAAGATGCGATCGCAGGTGAAGTTGCAGACTTGTTTTATCACTCTTTGGTTGCTTTAGCTCACCATCATGTTGATTTAAGGGCAGTTTATCGCAAGTTACAGGAGCGCCGTCGTTGA